The proteins below come from a single Mucilaginibacter mali genomic window:
- a CDS encoding TMEM175 family protein → MNLEEEQEIKKEFQLERVILFSDAVFAIIITIMVIELKFPETIKEMKLHSPELHHAIAEVVLKFTGYLVSFFIVARFWMTHLKIFSFLKDYNNKLLMLNLAFLFCVSLFPFGVTLITGTFKPGSVQYGWGMTTYITIFFAGTLTQSLLIRYLVLNKNTLCVAPDKIENELRWKSTKFMIGSLGFFFLVLILANYFELPPLLYIYIMAFFGVVNGVVVRKLYPNEATSDSKPVILRIFSRKKASPKA, encoded by the coding sequence ATGAATTTAGAAGAAGAACAGGAAATTAAAAAAGAGTTTCAGTTAGAGCGGGTTATACTTTTTAGCGACGCCGTTTTTGCCATCATTATTACTATTATGGTGATTGAGCTGAAGTTTCCCGAAACCATAAAGGAAATGAAGCTCCACAGCCCAGAGCTGCATCACGCGATTGCCGAGGTGGTGTTGAAATTTACCGGTTACCTGGTTAGCTTTTTTATAGTTGCCCGCTTTTGGATGACGCATTTGAAGATCTTCAGCTTCCTGAAGGATTATAACAACAAATTGCTGATGCTGAACCTTGCCTTCTTGTTCTGCGTGTCGTTATTTCCGTTTGGCGTAACTTTAATCACCGGTACTTTTAAGCCAGGTTCGGTGCAATATGGCTGGGGGATGACCACTTATATCACCATCTTCTTTGCAGGTACGTTGACTCAATCCCTGCTGATCAGGTACCTGGTTTTAAATAAAAATACGCTATGCGTAGCCCCCGACAAAATTGAGAATGAACTACGATGGAAATCGACAAAGTTTATGATCGGCTCACTTGGCTTTTTCTTCCTTGTGCTGATATTAGCTAATTACTTCGAGTTACCACCGCTTTTGTATATATATATTATGGCGTTTTTTGGTGTAGTGAATGGTGTAGTGGTAAGGAAACTTTACCCTAACGAAGCAACAAGCGATAGCAAGCCGGTGATTCTTAGAATATTCTCCAGAAAAAAAGCATCCCCAAAAGCCTGA
- a CDS encoding DUF3857 domain-containing protein — MRAFLLLAGACLYFISARAQQNYDASLIPQPLLAYSSAVIRYSDQEIEVKDLDNTIYHIKEAITILNKNGDQHAEIGVWHNKSCTIRYIKGAVYNSAGKLTGKFAEKDFEDASAASNSSLFEDSRVKHYQPAVIDYPYTVEYEYEVRSKQTLNFYDWEPNPGTGVSVEKSYFSFTAKPGFKINYKEINSPNPVEISTNKEGLKTYAWHLGNLKSVKYEPYSPDASKYLTMVKIAPEKFSYEGIGGSFTNWQELGKWIYDKLLLNRDKLPDETVANMKQLTAGITDPKLKAKKIYEYMQQKTRYVSIQVGIGGYQPFLASDVDQSSYGDCKALVNYTHALLKAVDIESWYCVVKSGSKKKSFMTDFASMDQGDHVILCVPFKSDTTWLECTSQTIPFGFLGDFTDDRWVLACTPNGGKLMHTPKYTAAANITSRKADLNIDAAGELSGTMITKFGGTDYDVRDSFIDEAYTEQLKGIKAAYPISNLDIEKLEFTKAKSTEAVTTENIKLKAREFASLNSGKYYFKVNLANRINHVPDEVRNRNTDVYINRGYVEEDEISYTLPVGYHSDKSLLNKSIEKPFGKYTVSMQVNGQHLVYKRHLQMNDGTYSKDNYQDLVDFYQAVADADSYTVALVKNN, encoded by the coding sequence ATGAGAGCCTTTTTGTTATTAGCAGGCGCATGCCTGTATTTTATTTCGGCACGGGCGCAGCAAAATTATGATGCATCACTTATCCCCCAGCCACTGCTGGCTTACTCAAGCGCGGTGATCCGTTATAGCGACCAGGAGATTGAGGTAAAGGATCTGGATAATACGATCTATCATATCAAAGAGGCCATTACCATCCTTAACAAAAATGGCGACCAGCATGCCGAAATTGGCGTTTGGCACAATAAAAGCTGTACCATCAGGTATATTAAAGGCGCGGTTTATAATTCGGCCGGCAAACTAACAGGCAAATTTGCCGAAAAGGATTTCGAGGATGCCAGCGCTGCCAGCAACTCCTCGCTGTTTGAAGATTCCCGTGTGAAGCATTACCAGCCTGCTGTTATTGATTATCCGTACACAGTTGAGTACGAATATGAGGTACGATCGAAACAAACCCTTAACTTTTACGATTGGGAGCCCAACCCAGGCACCGGCGTATCGGTAGAGAAAAGCTATTTCTCGTTTACCGCCAAGCCCGGTTTTAAGATCAATTATAAAGAGATCAACAGCCCTAACCCTGTTGAAATAAGCACCAACAAAGAGGGGCTTAAAACCTATGCCTGGCATTTGGGCAATTTAAAATCGGTTAAGTACGAGCCTTATAGTCCAGATGCATCCAAATACCTGACCATGGTAAAGATAGCGCCGGAGAAATTCAGCTATGAGGGTATCGGCGGTTCGTTCACCAACTGGCAGGAACTGGGCAAATGGATCTACGATAAGCTATTGTTAAACCGTGATAAGTTACCGGATGAGACCGTGGCAAACATGAAGCAACTGACGGCCGGCATTACCGACCCCAAACTAAAGGCGAAAAAGATATACGAATACATGCAGCAAAAAACCCGCTATGTAAGCATACAAGTGGGCATTGGCGGGTACCAACCCTTTTTAGCTTCGGATGTAGATCAGTCAAGTTATGGCGATTGCAAGGCTTTAGTAAATTACACGCATGCGCTGTTGAAGGCGGTAGATATCGAATCGTGGTATTGCGTGGTAAAATCAGGCTCGAAAAAGAAAAGCTTTATGACTGATTTTGCCAGCATGGACCAGGGAGACCATGTGATACTATGCGTGCCTTTTAAAAGCGATACTACCTGGCTGGAGTGCACCAGCCAAACTATCCCGTTTGGTTTTTTAGGTGATTTTACCGATGACCGCTGGGTATTGGCCTGTACGCCCAACGGCGGCAAATTGATGCATACGCCAAAATATACAGCCGCGGCAAACATTACCAGCCGCAAAGCCGATCTGAATATCGACGCGGCGGGCGAGCTTTCGGGTACCATGATCACCAAATTTGGCGGTACGGATTATGATGTCCGCGACAGCTTTATCGACGAGGCCTATACCGAACAGTTAAAAGGCATCAAGGCAGCCTACCCTATCAGTAATCTCGATATCGAAAAATTGGAATTCACCAAAGCCAAAAGTACCGAAGCTGTAACTACCGAGAACATTAAACTAAAAGCCCGGGAATTTGCCTCGCTTAATTCGGGGAAGTATTATTTTAAGGTTAACCTGGCCAATCGCATAAACCACGTACCCGATGAAGTGCGCAATCGCAATACCGATGTTTATATTAACCGCGGGTATGTGGAGGAAGACGAGATCAGCTATACCTTGCCCGTCGGTTACCATTCGGATAAATCGCTGTTAAATAAGAGCATTGAAAAGCCTTTTGGCAAGTATACGGTGAGCATGCAGGTGAACGGACAGCACCTGGTGTACAAAAGGCATTTACAAATGAACGATGGCACTTACAGTAAGGATAACTACCAGGATCTGGTTGATTTTTACCAGGCCGTAGCCGATGCGGATAGCTATACGGTAGCTTTGGTTAAAAATAACTGA
- a CDS encoding DUF3857 domain-containing protein, producing the protein MKKPLLLLLLFTAPFVLKAQDFPFGQYSLEEINMQKYAKDTSAHAVVLKEFGKAWISSGEHIPLVFEYHSKIKIFDNTAFAQGTIEIPIYKIDNNSYEEVSQIEAVTYYQDESGAVHKTELDPKQIFHVKENRYWDIVKFTMPNLRKGSIIEYKYHLETPLRFTFRTWHFQSTIPKIYSEYEAHLPAIYNYNVSLRGSLKLTKNPAELERECFSPGGGIKCDCSKINYIMADIPAFIPEDYMTAPKNFMSAIYFEMSDYTDLNTGAKMRVTKDWKDVDYDMKHDENFGNQVRRTGAMKDKIQDAIAGKKDDLAKAQAIYQLVQKNFKWNKFYGWGSDDGIKKAFESHSGSVADINLSLIAALNAANINTEAVLLSTRDHGVVNKLYPVESDFNYVIAKANIGDKSYLLDATDPLLPFGLIPMDCINDQGRVMNMDKPSYWIDLVAPAKKTRTYAFDLTLQDNGKIKGTMMNYSFGYEALDKRRAIKKFNSVDEYVENLDNKLKKIKILKSEIIGLDSLDKPLSEKYEIEIDAYSDLNNSRFSFNPFIVDRVGENPFKLQERNYPVDRGAMYDDKFILTLHLPKDFEVETMPQNVALSMPLSGGRFIVSYEKLEDGLTFSHSTQFNRSIYSPSEYPYLKEIFNKIIQAENTEVILKKK; encoded by the coding sequence ATGAAAAAACCTTTACTATTATTACTCCTATTCACAGCCCCTTTTGTGCTTAAGGCACAGGATTTCCCATTTGGCCAATACAGTCTTGAGGAAATAAATATGCAGAAATATGCCAAAGACACATCAGCGCACGCGGTGGTGTTGAAAGAGTTTGGCAAGGCATGGATCAGCAGCGGCGAACACATCCCGCTGGTATTTGAATATCACAGCAAGATAAAAATATTCGACAATACCGCCTTTGCCCAGGGGACCATCGAAATACCCATTTATAAGATCGACAATAACAGCTACGAGGAAGTCAGCCAAATTGAAGCGGTAACCTATTACCAGGACGAAAGCGGGGCAGTACATAAAACCGAACTCGACCCGAAGCAGATCTTCCACGTTAAGGAGAACCGGTATTGGGATATCGTAAAATTCACCATGCCCAACCTGCGTAAGGGTAGCATTATCGAATACAAATATCATTTAGAAACGCCGCTGCGCTTTACGTTCAGGACCTGGCACTTCCAGTCTACCATACCCAAAATATATTCGGAGTACGAGGCGCATTTGCCGGCCATCTACAACTACAATGTATCGTTACGCGGCTCGCTCAAGCTCACCAAAAACCCAGCCGAGCTGGAAAGGGAGTGCTTTTCGCCGGGTGGCGGCATCAAGTGCGATTGTTCGAAGATCAACTATATTATGGCCGATATCCCGGCGTTTATCCCCGAGGATTATATGACCGCGCCGAAGAATTTCATGTCGGCCATTTATTTCGAAATGTCTGATTACACCGATTTAAATACCGGCGCGAAAATGCGGGTAACCAAAGATTGGAAAGATGTTGATTATGACATGAAGCACGACGAGAATTTTGGCAACCAGGTAAGGCGCACCGGGGCTATGAAGGATAAGATACAGGATGCAATAGCTGGTAAAAAAGACGACTTAGCCAAAGCGCAGGCGATTTATCAATTGGTGCAAAAAAACTTCAAATGGAATAAATTTTACGGCTGGGGCAGCGATGATGGTATAAAAAAGGCTTTTGAAAGCCACTCGGGCAGCGTGGCTGATATTAACTTATCGCTGATAGCCGCTTTAAATGCCGCCAATATCAACACAGAGGCGGTACTGCTGTCTACGCGTGATCATGGTGTGGTAAACAAGCTATATCCTGTGGAAAGCGACTTTAACTATGTGATAGCAAAAGCCAACATCGGCGATAAAAGCTACCTGTTGGATGCCACCGATCCGCTGCTGCCCTTTGGCCTGATCCCTATGGATTGTATTAACGACCAGGGCCGGGTGATGAATATGGATAAGCCATCGTACTGGATAGACCTGGTAGCGCCGGCCAAGAAAACAAGGACCTATGCATTTGATCTTACCCTGCAGGATAATGGTAAGATCAAGGGTACGATGATGAATTATTCGTTTGGTTACGAAGCCCTTGATAAACGCAGGGCCATTAAAAAATTCAACTCGGTTGATGAGTATGTAGAGAACCTGGATAACAAACTGAAGAAGATAAAGATCTTAAAATCGGAAATAATTGGCCTTGATAGTCTCGATAAGCCACTGTCCGAAAAATACGAGATCGAGATAGATGCTTATAGCGATCTGAACAACTCGCGTTTTTCTTTTAATCCATTCATTGTGGACCGTGTTGGCGAGAATCCATTCAAGCTGCAGGAACGTAATTACCCGGTAGACAGGGGTGCCATGTACGATGATAAATTTATCTTAACACTGCACCTCCCCAAGGATTTTGAGGTGGAAACCATGCCGCAAAATGTGGCGCTGTCTATGCCATTAAGTGGTGGCCGCTTTATTGTGTCGTACGAGAAACTGGAGGATGGCTTAACATTTTCGCATAGCACCCAGTTTAATCGCTCTATTTATTCGCCCAGTGAGTATCCTTACCTGAAGGAAATTTTCAATAAGATCATCCAGGCTGAGAACACCGAAGTTATTTTGAAGAAGAAATAG